One genomic segment of Chitinophaga sancti includes these proteins:
- a CDS encoding transposase yields MVSRRRNCQVMAQELQNTSQQCLHHFITVGKWCYSKLMDKITLDFWHLLQQCGLEDDTCFIVDESGNPKKGKLSAGVKRQYCGQIGKTDNCQVGVFGALCGGSLVNLVQARLSLGSEATKIDLAKEIIDHVVLKLKVKVKWVCFDAFYGRDANLLCYLIKIGLPFVADVPDSHGIWLEAFQMRVPVSVPGKRGPKNVYARPNRESISIRKYMSGLKKKDWTWMKIRHQSKKTVCLVPLQRDLYIQSVNREASGASIIN; encoded by the coding sequence ATGGTTAGTCGACGACGTAATTGCCAGGTGATGGCTCAGGAACTTCAGAATACTAGTCAGCAATGCTTACACCATTTTATAACCGTTGGCAAGTGGTGTTATTCGAAGCTGATGGATAAGATAACTTTAGACTTCTGGCATCTTTTACAACAGTGTGGACTGGAAGACGATACTTGTTTTATAGTTGATGAAAGCGGCAATCCTAAAAAGGGGAAGCTCTCTGCAGGGGTGAAAAGGCAGTACTGCGGCCAGATTGGAAAAACAGACAACTGTCAGGTTGGTGTGTTTGGAGCTTTATGCGGAGGTAGCCTTGTTAATCTTGTTCAAGCCAGATTGTCTTTAGGATCAGAAGCCACTAAAATTGACCTTGCTAAGGAAATCATTGATCATGTAGTGCTAAAATTAAAGGTGAAGGTAAAATGGGTCTGCTTTGATGCATTTTATGGCCGAGATGCAAATCTATTGTGTTATTTGATAAAGATAGGTTTACCATTCGTTGCCGATGTACCAGATAGCCATGGGATCTGGCTGGAGGCATTCCAAATGAGAGTTCCAGTCAGCGTACCAGGAAAAAGAGGACCTAAAAATGTTTACGCACGACCAAACAGAGAATCTATATCAATCCGTAAATACATGTCTGGATTGAAAAAGAAGGATTGGACGTGGATGAAAATACGTCATCAAAGCAAAAAAACTGTTTGCCTGGTTCCATTGCAGAGAGATTTATATATTCAATCCGTTAACAGAGAAGCGTCAGGAGCTTCAATTATTAATTAG
- a CDS encoding vitamin K epoxide reductase family protein, whose translation MLFLSALFSPEISHNSAETVQQLLLLKKVKVTDSTINRSLEEHADYPSLLSISDALFRWKVDNVTIRASVDQLRVLPLPYVVKLQHEQSSFFTVVKEWSNGKVLINDAVSKKWQWMDETIFLERWKGFVMLAEQDAQSGEQEYVKQKKRADQKKLTFLSTLIVVLGLWLVPVILNIATYSWMAWPVVAAMTLKFFGSYIGSLLLWYEVDKSNAGLQKVCKAGKKINCQAILNSNAAKVIGRFSWSEIGFFYFIGGFISLLVTGMDNNILTALAWLNVLALPYTLFSVYYQWRIARQWCSLCLTVQGILVAEFIVNLFGHQLALPFWSIAGAMTLLAAFVLPALIWFIIKPIFIAAKDSRSHELEVLRMKRNPQLFQSLLQKQRVIESDTTGLGISLGNPNGSIKITKVCNPYCGPCAKSHVHIDELLDGNPEVQVQIIFTMKGDINDMNNVPVKHLMAIHQLGDEKLTRQALDAWYNAPVKDYNVFAARFPKHEAVQQQDAMVVRMGEWCRETNIAFTPTFFLNGRQFPDTYSISDLKYFLS comes from the coding sequence ATGTTATTCCTATCCGCATTGTTTAGCCCGGAGATCAGTCACAATAGTGCAGAGACCGTACAACAATTATTATTATTAAAGAAGGTCAAAGTCACCGATAGTACCATTAACCGAAGTCTTGAAGAACATGCAGATTACCCGTCGTTGTTAAGTATTAGTGATGCATTGTTCCGCTGGAAAGTAGATAATGTTACTATAAGGGCTTCGGTCGATCAGTTAAGGGTTTTGCCTTTACCATACGTAGTGAAGTTGCAGCATGAGCAATCTTCATTTTTCACAGTTGTGAAAGAATGGAGTAATGGTAAAGTGCTGATCAATGATGCTGTATCTAAAAAATGGCAATGGATGGATGAAACTATTTTCCTTGAAAGATGGAAAGGTTTTGTCATGCTTGCAGAACAGGATGCACAATCCGGTGAACAGGAATATGTAAAGCAAAAGAAAAGAGCCGACCAGAAGAAGCTTACCTTTTTATCAACACTCATTGTTGTGCTGGGCCTATGGTTGGTCCCTGTCATTTTAAATATAGCCACTTATTCATGGATGGCATGGCCGGTTGTTGCCGCAATGACTTTAAAGTTTTTTGGCAGCTATATAGGTAGTTTACTGTTATGGTATGAAGTGGATAAGTCCAATGCCGGTTTACAAAAAGTTTGTAAAGCAGGTAAGAAAATCAATTGTCAGGCTATTCTGAATTCCAATGCGGCAAAGGTAATAGGCAGGTTTAGCTGGAGTGAAATTGGATTCTTTTACTTTATTGGCGGTTTTATTTCACTTCTGGTAACGGGTATGGATAATAATATCCTTACAGCATTGGCCTGGCTGAATGTGCTGGCATTGCCCTATACTTTATTTTCTGTTTACTATCAATGGAGAATAGCCCGTCAATGGTGTTCTTTGTGTCTGACAGTGCAGGGTATACTGGTTGCAGAATTTATTGTGAATCTGTTCGGTCATCAGCTAGCTCTGCCTTTCTGGAGTATAGCAGGGGCAATGACGCTGCTAGCCGCATTTGTACTGCCTGCATTGATCTGGTTTATCATTAAACCCATCTTTATTGCGGCAAAAGATAGCCGGAGCCATGAATTGGAAGTGCTGCGTATGAAGCGCAATCCCCAGTTGTTTCAAAGCCTGCTGCAGAAGCAAAGGGTCATCGAAAGCGATACGACAGGCCTTGGTATCAGTTTAGGTAATCCTAATGGTAGCATTAAAATAACCAAAGTTTGTAACCCATATTGTGGCCCTTGTGCTAAATCACATGTCCATATCGATGAACTCCTGGATGGAAATCCTGAAGTACAGGTGCAAATCATTTTTACCATGAAAGGGGATATCAATGATATGAATAATGTGCCTGTAAAACATTTGATGGCTATTCATCAGTTGGGCGATGAGAAATTGACCAGGCAGGCCTTGGATGCCTGGTATAACGCACCTGTCAAAGATTATAATGTATTTGCCGCAAGGTTCCCTAAGCATGAAGCCGTACAACAGCAGGATGCAATGGTAGTACGAATGGGCGAGTGGTGCCGTGAAACCAATATCGCCTTTACGCCTACATTCTTCCTGAATGGACGTCAGTTCCCAGATACTTATAGCATAAGCGATTTAAAATATTTCCTAAGCTAG
- a CDS encoding HlyD family secretion protein has translation MKYGIFIFIAILLLIGGVSWVVWYPEIVAGKGTIYAMNAPKTVSPKLGGQIARLLVQEGDTVNPEQTLAIMKSLAEYEEVEKLSSHVKQWYEAAQNEEWSKINVLPSDYKNIGELQTAFQSFYLNYVQARNFIFNGNYVVKKNMLLRSILYNDSLKHNLLKQKSIYENDYQLSDSDFKAQQYLYKERVIAKSEFTAQESKLLAKKVPLENVESNILNNRITMISKEQERMDLDDRYNQYSLSFNQALNNLWFAIGQWKQQYILSATAGGRVVFQEMIQEGQEVDAGKALFYIESLDQNCFAQVKVPQSNFGKLQLNQPVRLALPSYPSQEYGRLSGKVTYISRMPDKDMNYMVKVFLTDGLVSDRGFHLAFSNELQADAEIVTGKERIINKLMAAMNSGYKK, from the coding sequence ATGAAATACGGCATTTTCATATTTATTGCTATTCTGCTCTTAATAGGGGGAGTGAGCTGGGTAGTCTGGTATCCGGAAATTGTGGCTGGCAAAGGAACCATATATGCTATGAACGCACCTAAGACAGTGAGCCCAAAACTGGGTGGACAAATAGCCCGTTTATTGGTACAGGAAGGTGATACGGTCAATCCGGAACAAACGCTGGCCATCATGAAATCCTTAGCAGAATATGAAGAAGTGGAAAAATTATCGTCTCACGTAAAGCAATGGTATGAAGCTGCCCAAAATGAAGAGTGGAGTAAAATCAATGTATTACCATCTGATTATAAAAATATCGGCGAATTACAAACGGCCTTTCAATCTTTTTATTTGAACTATGTACAGGCCAGGAATTTTATATTCAATGGTAACTATGTTGTGAAGAAGAATATGTTGCTCAGAAGTATTCTTTACAATGATTCTCTGAAGCACAATCTGTTGAAGCAAAAGAGCATTTACGAAAATGACTACCAGCTGTCTGACAGTGATTTCAAAGCACAGCAATATTTATATAAGGAGCGGGTCATTGCTAAATCAGAGTTTACAGCACAGGAAAGCAAGCTACTGGCGAAAAAAGTACCGTTGGAAAATGTAGAATCAAATATCCTGAATAACAGAATCACGATGATATCTAAAGAGCAGGAACGGATGGACCTGGACGACCGGTATAACCAGTACAGCCTTAGCTTTAATCAGGCGCTTAATAACCTGTGGTTTGCTATAGGGCAATGGAAACAGCAATATATACTGAGTGCAACTGCCGGGGGACGAGTAGTATTTCAGGAAATGATACAGGAAGGTCAGGAAGTAGATGCCGGTAAAGCCTTGTTTTATATTGAATCGCTTGACCAGAATTGTTTTGCTCAGGTAAAGGTGCCTCAATCCAACTTTGGAAAGTTACAGTTAAATCAACCAGTAAGACTGGCGCTACCCAGTTATCCTTCCCAGGAATACGGACGGCTTTCCGGTAAAGTTACCTATATCTCAAGAATGCCGGATAAGGATATGAATTATATGGTGAAGGTGTTTTTAACAGACGGATTGGTGTCGGACCGGGGATTTCACCTGGCCTTCTCAAATGAGTTGCAGGCAGATGCTGAAATCGTTACCGGTAAAGAGCGTATTATTAACAAACTGATGGCTGCAATGAATAGCGGTTACAAAAAGTAA
- a CDS encoding alkaline phosphatase family protein, protein MPAVGMPFILKLYKYEKAITNPRTIPVSDDNFAQQTGHFILITIDGFRPDFYQDASWGMVNLRMMRDSCTYADGVNSVFPTVTYPNRTSLITGVTPSKHGIYYNTPFESKGATGVLYFHYDS, encoded by the coding sequence GTGCCGGCGGTAGGTATGCCTTTCATTCTGAAGTTATATAAGTATGAAAAGGCTATTACTAATCCCCGCACTATTCCTGTTAGTGATGACAACTTTGCCCAGCAAACAGGGCATTTTATTCTGATTACAATAGATGGTTTCAGACCCGACTTTTATCAGGATGCTTCCTGGGGTATGGTGAATCTGCGCATGATGAGAGATAGTTGTACTTATGCAGATGGTGTAAACAGTGTATTCCCAACTGTCACCTATCCCAACCGCACTTCCCTGATTACAGGTGTGACCCCGTCAAAACATGGCATCTATTACAACACTCCCTTTGAATCCAAAGGGGCTACCGGTGTCTTGTATTTTCATTACGATTCATAA
- a CDS encoding PDDEXK nuclease domain-containing protein — protein sequence MENKLIKEEKILFDEISQIIENSKHKVLIAVNTELVLLYWNIGTKLNNYVLGNQRAGYGKEIVKKISISLMEAFGKGWDDKTLRHCLRCAEIFTKTQIVSAVRRQLSWTHIKTIAYLKDEVQRDFYLTMASNERWSSRQLQERINSMLYERTAISKKPELVIKNDLELLQNRRGMTVDFTIKDPYILDFLGLRDTYNERDLEQAIIYQLQLFILELGNDFAFLARQKRISIDDTDYYIDLLFYHRKLRRLVAIDLKLGKFEHSHKSQMELYLRWLAKYEQQPHELSPIGLILCADKNDELVELLELDSAGIHVAQYLLELPSKELLKQKLQMAIQLAQQRIRDINA from the coding sequence ATGGAGAATAAATTGATAAAAGAAGAGAAAATCTTATTTGACGAAATAAGTCAGATAATTGAAAATAGTAAGCACAAGGTGCTAATAGCAGTAAATACAGAACTCGTACTATTATACTGGAATATTGGCACAAAATTAAATAATTATGTTCTGGGGAATCAAAGGGCTGGCTACGGAAAGGAAATAGTTAAGAAGATATCTATTTCGTTAATGGAAGCCTTTGGCAAAGGCTGGGATGATAAAACATTAAGGCATTGCCTCCGTTGTGCGGAAATCTTTACAAAAACACAAATTGTCTCCGCAGTGCGGAGACAATTGAGCTGGACGCACATAAAAACCATTGCCTATTTAAAAGATGAAGTGCAGCGGGACTTTTACTTGACAATGGCCTCAAATGAGAGGTGGAGTAGCCGGCAGCTACAGGAACGAATTAATTCTATGCTGTATGAGCGTACTGCCATCAGCAAAAAGCCTGAGCTTGTAATCAAGAATGACCTTGAATTATTACAAAATAGGAGAGGAATGACAGTAGATTTTACTATTAAAGATCCCTATATACTTGATTTTCTTGGTTTACGGGATACATACAATGAAAGAGATCTTGAGCAGGCAATTATATACCAGCTACAGTTATTCATATTAGAGCTAGGCAATGATTTTGCTTTTCTCGCCAGGCAAAAGAGAATTTCCATTGATGATACAGATTATTATATAGATCTGTTATTTTATCACCGTAAGCTAAGGCGTTTAGTTGCTATAGACCTCAAATTAGGGAAGTTTGAGCATAGTCATAAAAGCCAGATGGAATTGTATCTCAGGTGGCTGGCTAAATATGAACAACAACCTCATGAACTTTCTCCAATTGGATTAATTCTTTGTGCGGATAAAAATGATGAATTGGTAGAACTTTTAGAACTTGATTCGGCGGGTATACATGTTGCGCAATATCTTCTTGAATTGCCATCAAAAGAATTGCTGAAACAAAAGCTACAGATGGCAATACAGTTAGCACAACAGAGAATAAGGGATATAAATGCTTAG
- a CDS encoding Fic/DOC family N-terminal domain-containing protein — protein MSFNHAIPYYDLPLLPPEKVIEDIAILKKTILAGRALSELEGAITNVPNPAIFIDTINLQEAQGSSAIENIITTQDELFRASLNEYANTSSATMQIIYYKMHIVWH, from the coding sequence ATGTCATTTAATCACGCCATTCCATATTATGATCTGCCGTTATTACCACCGGAAAAAGTTATAGAGGATATCGCTATCCTTAAAAAGACTATATTAGCTGGCCGAGCCTTATCTGAACTCGAAGGAGCAATTACTAACGTCCCTAACCCTGCAATATTTATCGATACTATCAATTTACAGGAAGCTCAGGGCAGTTCCGCAATTGAGAATATTATTACAACACAGGACGAATTATTCAGAGCATCACTTAATGAGTATGCAAACACTTCTTCAGCTACTATGCAAATAATATATTATAAAATGCATATAGTATGGCATTAA
- a CDS encoding peptidase domain-containing ABC transporter yields the protein MIAKFYGKSYGAQYLKKKCQQHRYGTSLLGISEGAESIGFKTLAVKIDFGTFVKKAILPCIVLWDQVHYVVVYKVSATQVLIADPARGKLKLTANEFKEKWLSIKEETIRSGVVLLLDPAANFNDAEEDQPEHKVGIDLKNVLAHFGRLKTLIAQLGLGMLVGMVLQLILPFLTQSLVDVGIAGNDLNFVTIVLVGQLMIFLGSTVVDFIRSYILLHVGTRVNISLLTEFFMKLMKLPMSYFDSKMTGDTMQRLGDHNRIQSFFTNTLLTTAFGIVNFVVFTFLAVSYSTQLFFIFLGGSILYLFWILLFMPVRKRMDFRQFSLNAGNQSLTIEMIQGMQEIKLNNAEKQKRWKWEIIQARIFKLSIRNLFINQFQSAGAMLINQAKNILVSFIAAREVINGNISLGGMMAIQYIIGQLNSPIQQIIQFIQALQDAKISMERINEVHKMEDENAPEKVLLEGLPASKRIELNNVSYMYPGSNDNYVLKNIQLQIPEGKTTAIVGTSGSGKTTLLKLLLRFYNLEEGEIRVGGSRLSQYNTGVWRGKCGIVMQEGYIFSDTIAANIAVADETPDYDRLLHAIKVANLQTFIDSLPMGMNTKIGSQGNGVSQGQKQRILIARAVYKDPDYILFDEATNSLDANNELVIMNNLESFFEGRTVVIVAHRLSTVKKADNIVVLRDGQIKESGTHESLLELRQEYYELVKNQLELGN from the coding sequence ATGATTGCTAAATTTTATGGTAAATCTTACGGCGCGCAATATTTAAAGAAAAAGTGCCAACAGCATCGCTATGGTACATCCTTACTTGGAATCAGTGAGGGTGCCGAGAGCATCGGATTCAAAACCCTAGCTGTCAAAATTGATTTTGGTACATTTGTAAAGAAGGCCATTTTGCCTTGCATTGTTCTTTGGGATCAGGTACACTATGTTGTCGTCTATAAAGTCTCGGCAACGCAGGTTTTAATTGCTGATCCAGCCAGAGGAAAACTAAAACTTACAGCGAATGAATTCAAAGAAAAGTGGTTAAGCATTAAAGAAGAAACGATCCGCTCCGGCGTAGTTTTACTATTAGATCCGGCAGCAAATTTTAACGATGCCGAAGAGGATCAGCCAGAACACAAAGTGGGAATCGATCTGAAAAATGTACTGGCACATTTTGGCAGGCTCAAAACCCTAATAGCCCAACTTGGACTGGGTATGCTGGTAGGAATGGTATTACAGTTAATCCTGCCGTTTCTTACCCAGTCATTAGTGGATGTTGGCATTGCAGGTAATGACCTGAACTTCGTCACGATTGTATTGGTGGGGCAGCTCATGATTTTTCTGGGAAGTACCGTCGTGGATTTTATCCGTAGCTATATACTATTACATGTGGGTACAAGAGTGAATATTTCTCTGCTCACAGAGTTTTTTATGAAATTGATGAAGTTACCTATGTCATATTTTGATTCCAAAATGACAGGTGATACCATGCAACGATTGGGTGATCATAATCGCATTCAATCCTTTTTCACGAATACCTTGTTAACTACTGCTTTTGGCATCGTCAACTTTGTCGTATTCACTTTTCTTGCTGTTTCTTATAGTACTCAACTGTTTTTCATATTTCTTGGTGGTAGCATCTTATATCTGTTTTGGATACTACTATTTATGCCGGTAAGGAAGAGAATGGATTTCAGGCAGTTTAGTTTAAATGCGGGCAACCAGAGCCTTACGATCGAGATGATTCAGGGAATGCAGGAAATCAAGCTCAATAATGCCGAAAAGCAAAAACGGTGGAAATGGGAGATTATTCAGGCCAGGATATTTAAACTGAGCATTCGCAATTTATTTATTAATCAGTTTCAGTCAGCAGGTGCGATGCTGATCAATCAGGCCAAGAATATTCTGGTTTCATTTATTGCTGCCAGGGAAGTGATTAATGGAAATATATCATTGGGTGGCATGATGGCCATTCAATATATCATCGGACAGCTGAATAGCCCTATACAACAAATTATTCAGTTCATACAGGCATTGCAGGATGCTAAAATCAGTATGGAGCGGATTAATGAGGTGCATAAAATGGAGGATGAAAATGCTCCTGAGAAGGTGTTGCTCGAAGGATTGCCAGCCAGTAAGCGCATTGAGCTGAACAATGTTAGTTATATGTACCCTGGTTCAAATGATAATTATGTATTGAAGAATATTCAGTTACAAATCCCTGAGGGGAAAACGACTGCCATTGTAGGTACTAGTGGTAGCGGTAAAACGACGCTGTTAAAACTACTGCTAAGATTTTATAACCTCGAAGAAGGTGAAATCAGGGTAGGGGGATCCCGGCTTAGTCAGTACAATACTGGTGTGTGGCGGGGAAAATGCGGTATTGTCATGCAGGAAGGTTACATCTTTTCTGATACAATCGCCGCCAATATTGCTGTGGCAGATGAAACGCCTGACTACGACAGATTATTGCATGCTATCAAAGTAGCCAACTTACAGACCTTTATTGACTCTCTGCCCATGGGCATGAATACAAAAATTGGTAGCCAGGGTAATGGTGTTAGCCAGGGACAGAAGCAAAGAATTCTAATTGCCAGAGCTGTATATAAAGACCCCGATTATATCCTGTTCGATGAAGCTACGAACTCGCTGGATGCTAACAATGAGCTGGTTATTATGAATAATCTGGAGTCCTTCTTCGAAGGACGTACTGTCGTGATTGTAGCGCATAGACTGAGCACGGTGAAAAAAGCGGATAACATAGTGGTACTGCGGGATGGCCAGATTAAAGAATCGGGCACCCATGAATCGCTGTTGGAGCTCAGACAGGAATATTATGAATTGGTGAAAAATCAATTAGAACTTGGTAATTAA
- a CDS encoding TlpA disulfide reductase family protein encodes MIKYILILKLLLPVLIAKGQSFELNGIIEGKDSGVIFLYYKSTERYQLDSAKIKNGHFHFQGEIAGPVIASLNKFRPEKLKSIHDRNEFYIDPTKMDITVEADKFEHFTLKGAATDKDRVSLIKSQQSERDSINLLSAAIEATTDKNLKLTYIQATNRLNHIIHEKDSVFIVHHPDSYVAADLLQKSISFHTIRFTSYDSLYQRMPLAIQQSEVGKKIKVTVDKEKAVSPGMIAPVFPAIDTLTGKKAILLDFWASWCIPCRQLAPQLHQLYEQYKNKVEFISISLDKNKADWIKATQEDNISWVNILEDNPQQLSGRYFVSTIPTYVLIGADKKIIGYYAPLTWQELKTALVNVN; translated from the coding sequence ATGATTAAATATATTCTGATATTAAAATTGTTGTTACCAGTCCTGATAGCAAAGGGTCAGTCATTTGAATTAAATGGTATTATTGAAGGGAAAGATAGCGGCGTTATATTTCTCTATTATAAAAGCACAGAACGATATCAACTGGACAGTGCTAAGATTAAAAATGGCCATTTTCATTTTCAGGGGGAAATTGCCGGACCAGTAATCGCTTCTCTGAATAAATTCAGACCGGAAAAGCTGAAGAGTATTCACGACCGGAATGAATTCTATATAGACCCTACAAAAATGGATATCACTGTGGAAGCCGATAAGTTTGAGCATTTCACTCTGAAAGGTGCTGCGACCGACAAGGACCGGGTATCGCTTATAAAATCCCAACAGTCAGAACGGGATAGTATCAACCTGCTCTCAGCTGCTATCGAAGCCACCACTGATAAGAATTTAAAATTAACATATATTCAGGCTACCAACCGGCTTAACCATATTATTCATGAAAAGGATTCGGTGTTCATCGTGCATCATCCGGATTCATATGTTGCTGCAGATCTGTTGCAAAAAAGTATAAGTTTTCATACCATTCGTTTTACCTCATACGACAGCCTTTATCAAAGAATGCCACTGGCCATTCAGCAGAGTGAAGTAGGCAAAAAGATAAAGGTTACAGTTGACAAAGAGAAAGCAGTTTCACCAGGAATGATAGCACCCGTATTCCCTGCCATAGATACCCTGACAGGTAAAAAGGCCATATTGCTGGACTTCTGGGCATCCTGGTGTATTCCCTGCCGCCAGCTGGCTCCACAGCTACATCAGCTATATGAGCAGTATAAGAATAAGGTTGAATTTATCAGCATATCACTGGACAAGAATAAAGCTGACTGGATAAAAGCCACTCAGGAAGATAATATCAGCTGGGTGAATATACTTGAAGACAATCCCCAACAGTTATCCGGCAGGTACTTTGTATCCACTATACCTACTTATGTATTGATAGGAGCTGATAAAAAGATCATAGGTTATTATGCGCCGCTAACATGGCAGGAGCTCAAGACCGCGCTGGTCAATGTTAACTAA
- a CDS encoding threonine aldolase family protein: MISFKNDYSEGALPAILQALAATNDIQQGGYGEDDYSQQAIDLIKGKISNPHTAVYLVSGGTQANLTFISSVLRPYESVIAATTGHIFHHETGAIEATGHKIETVLANDGKLTPALVASFIDKVEAVHMPLPRLVYISNSTELGTHYLRAELIALWEYCQRKGLLLYLDGARLASGMMAGDISYQDLGQYTDAFYIGGTKNGALIGEAIVINNPSLQEYFAYNLKMRGALLAKGRLLGIQFRELFKDDTYLSIGAYMNEMAGRLSEGIRKAGYDFLIESKTNQIFPILPVRVIHKLQEKYAFYVWQRIDEEQAAIRLVTSWSTQGAVVEAFLEDLRACK, from the coding sequence ATGATAAGTTTCAAAAACGACTATAGCGAGGGAGCGCTTCCTGCTATTTTACAGGCATTAGCAGCTACCAATGATATTCAACAGGGAGGTTATGGAGAGGATGATTATTCGCAACAGGCCATTGATCTCATTAAAGGGAAAATTAGTAACCCTCATACCGCGGTATACCTGGTATCTGGCGGTACACAAGCCAATCTTACTTTTATCTCTTCCGTATTGCGGCCTTATGAATCTGTGATTGCGGCTACCACCGGACATATCTTTCATCATGAAACAGGTGCTATTGAAGCAACCGGACATAAGATAGAAACGGTACTTGCTAATGATGGAAAACTGACACCGGCGCTTGTTGCTTCTTTTATTGATAAAGTGGAGGCGGTGCATATGCCACTTCCACGGCTGGTGTATATTTCGAATTCTACAGAGTTGGGTACACATTATCTCAGGGCAGAACTGATCGCGCTTTGGGAGTATTGTCAGCGTAAAGGTTTGCTGCTTTACCTGGATGGAGCCCGTTTGGCTTCGGGGATGATGGCAGGGGATATCAGTTATCAAGATCTGGGACAGTATACCGATGCATTCTATATTGGAGGCACGAAGAATGGAGCGTTGATTGGGGAGGCGATTGTTATAAACAATCCATCTTTGCAGGAATACTTTGCTTATAATTTAAAAATGAGGGGCGCATTGCTGGCGAAAGGAAGGTTGTTGGGCATTCAGTTCAGGGAGCTTTTTAAGGATGATACTTATTTGTCGATAGGAGCTTATATGAATGAAATGGCGGGGAGGTTATCGGAAGGTATCAGGAAGGCAGGGTATGATTTTTTGATTGAATCAAAGACGAATCAGATATTTCCTATACTGCCGGTGAGGGTGATTCATAAATTACAGGAAAAATATGCGTTTTATGTATGGCAACGGATAGATGAAGAGCAGGCGGCCATTCGGTTGGTGACTAGTTGGAGTACGCAGGGAGCGGTTGTGGAGGCCTTTTTGGAGGATTTGAGGGCTTGTAAATAA